One region of Rhodothermaceae bacterium genomic DNA includes:
- a CDS encoding multifunctional oxoglutarate decarboxylase/oxoglutarate dehydrogenase thiamine pyrophosphate-binding subunit/dihydrolipoyllysine-residue succinyltransferase subunit, protein MSLLGFNTGYVEELYKRFLDDPSSVSESWREFFTDYDPGETAPLPVAQKEVPKKQEEIKKDPPHPSGDGLPADAEVALIRGPGAAIVDNMEASLRIPTATSVRTFPVKLLAENRTLLNQYQRGIDGFKVSFTHIIAYAIVQALKVFPTMFSTFVREGSKPKHVRPSQVNFGLAIDIERRGRRSLLVPNIKGADQMNFAQFLGAYNELIRRSRGNALTVEDFHGTNVTLTNPGMIGTSLSVPRLMPHQGVIVGIGSIGYPPEYQAISAASASKVGLAPVMTVTSTYDHRVIQGAESGAFLAHIADLLQGNDNFYSDLFEDLHVPYPPFVLSPDSTPRLGSSQKTGKEMNLVEKQAQVMIMIRVFRVLGHLQADTNPLQNNWKYHSELDPAKYGLTVWDLDREFVTGGLGGKDVLPLRDILNTLRETYTRRIGVAYMHLSSPIEKHWLQEKIETLRDSEELTLDDQRRILLKLNKAEAFERFLHTRFIGHKRFSLEGGESIVPMLDLIVNDAAEQGVHEVIIGMTHRGRLNILANIIGKSYENIFSEFEGNINPDTIYGSGDVKYHLGSKGTYETESGAKVELTLASNPSHLESITPIVQGMVRAKQDCIRDAGNTDLSDGQVTDMIIPVLIHGDAAFAGQGVVAETLNCSQLRGYHTGGTIHLVINNQIGFTTGPSEARSSTYATDVARMIEAPIFHVNGDDPEACVRVARLALDYRQVFNKDIVVDMLCYRQHGHNEGDEPTYTNPVLYQQIQKKRSPRKLYTESLLNRGAMKPDEAEKMLDDFRALLQDAFERTSDLKEKDPAAILEHFHNRSYESPPPVDTRASEDQLENILHALLQIPDGFNAHPKLMRQFERRNEKLRKSGQLDWAFAEALAFGTLLQEGTTVRLSGQDSRRATFSQRHAVIYDQITNAEYIPLNHITEEQARLHIYDSLLSEYAVAAFEYGYSVQNQDALVIWEAQFGDFANGAQIVFDQFLSAAEEKWGQTCSLVALLPHGYEGQGPEHSSARLERFLQLCAEGNMIVCNLSTPANYFHALRQQVLREVKKPLVLMTPKSLLRHPKTVSSPKELTEGEFLPVIGADKDPAKVKRIVVCSGKIYYDLLSELDKHPDEQDRIALIRLEQYYPWPHDALYKELERYNTDVEICWAQEEPANMGAWTYARPLLKSTLRSAKFGHDPRVQYAGRHPSASPATGSSMVHQLEQDEVIASALLLS, encoded by the coding sequence GTGAGCTTGCTTGGATTCAATACGGGTTACGTTGAAGAGCTCTATAAACGCTTCCTGGATGACCCATCCAGCGTCAGCGAAAGTTGGCGGGAGTTCTTTACTGACTATGATCCCGGAGAGACTGCTCCGCTACCGGTCGCACAGAAAGAAGTGCCCAAAAAGCAAGAGGAGATAAAGAAGGATCCCCCACATCCCTCGGGAGATGGGTTGCCTGCTGATGCAGAGGTTGCCCTCATCCGCGGGCCTGGCGCGGCGATTGTGGACAACATGGAAGCCAGCCTCCGCATTCCTACGGCAACTTCTGTTCGCACATTCCCCGTTAAACTGCTCGCCGAAAATCGTACGCTTCTCAATCAGTACCAACGTGGTATCGATGGATTCAAGGTTTCCTTCACGCATATCATCGCCTATGCAATCGTACAGGCCCTGAAGGTCTTCCCAACCATGTTCAGTACATTCGTCAGGGAAGGAAGCAAACCGAAGCACGTACGTCCATCTCAGGTAAACTTTGGCCTCGCAATTGACATTGAGCGCAGGGGCCGTCGTTCCCTGCTCGTGCCGAATATTAAGGGGGCAGACCAGATGAATTTTGCGCAGTTTCTCGGCGCTTACAATGAACTCATCCGACGCTCCCGGGGCAACGCGCTGACAGTTGAGGATTTTCATGGGACGAACGTCACGCTGACCAATCCGGGAATGATTGGGACCAGCCTCAGTGTGCCGCGCCTAATGCCACATCAGGGGGTCATCGTCGGTATTGGTTCCATTGGTTATCCACCAGAATATCAGGCAATTAGTGCTGCTTCCGCCAGTAAGGTTGGGCTGGCCCCGGTGATGACCGTCACCAGTACCTATGATCACCGTGTCATTCAGGGTGCGGAAAGCGGTGCTTTCCTGGCTCACATTGCGGATCTGTTACAGGGTAACGACAACTTCTATTCAGATCTTTTTGAAGATCTTCATGTGCCCTACCCTCCATTTGTTCTCAGTCCTGACTCGACTCCCCGATTAGGGAGCTCCCAGAAGACAGGCAAGGAGATGAACCTTGTCGAAAAACAGGCCCAGGTCATGATTATGATCCGGGTATTTCGCGTCTTGGGACACCTACAGGCAGACACGAACCCACTTCAGAATAATTGGAAATATCATTCCGAACTGGATCCTGCCAAGTACGGCCTGACGGTGTGGGATCTGGATCGTGAATTCGTCACAGGAGGGCTTGGTGGAAAGGATGTTCTCCCCCTGAGAGATATCCTAAACACTCTTCGGGAGACCTATACACGCCGCATCGGTGTTGCGTATATGCACCTCTCGAGTCCAATCGAAAAACACTGGCTTCAGGAGAAGATTGAGACTTTGCGCGATTCTGAAGAACTGACACTAGATGATCAGCGGCGAATTCTACTTAAGTTGAACAAGGCAGAGGCATTCGAACGCTTCCTGCATACCCGCTTCATTGGACACAAGCGCTTTTCTCTTGAGGGTGGGGAAAGTATCGTCCCCATGTTGGATCTGATTGTGAATGACGCTGCAGAGCAAGGTGTGCACGAAGTCATAATTGGCATGACCCACAGAGGTCGGCTCAATATTCTGGCCAACATCATCGGAAAATCCTACGAGAACATCTTTTCGGAGTTTGAAGGCAACATCAACCCCGATACGATCTATGGATCCGGGGATGTAAAGTACCACCTAGGCAGTAAAGGAACGTACGAGACAGAGAGTGGGGCAAAAGTTGAACTGACATTGGCCTCCAATCCCAGTCATTTGGAATCTATAACCCCAATCGTGCAGGGAATGGTGCGGGCAAAACAGGACTGTATCAGAGACGCTGGCAACACTGATTTGTCCGATGGCCAGGTTACGGATATGATCATTCCTGTGCTGATTCACGGAGATGCTGCATTTGCTGGCCAGGGGGTTGTTGCGGAAACCCTGAACTGTAGCCAACTCAGAGGCTATCATACTGGCGGCACCATCCATCTTGTCATCAACAACCAGATCGGCTTTACGACAGGACCTAGTGAGGCGCGCAGTTCCACCTATGCAACGGATGTGGCCCGAATGATTGAAGCACCGATTTTCCATGTGAATGGGGATGACCCCGAGGCGTGCGTACGCGTGGCTCGTCTTGCCTTGGACTACCGGCAGGTATTCAACAAAGATATCGTTGTTGACATGCTCTGCTATCGACAGCATGGCCACAATGAAGGGGATGAGCCGACCTACACCAATCCAGTCCTGTACCAGCAGATTCAAAAGAAGCGGTCTCCACGCAAGCTCTACACCGAGTCGCTTCTGAACCGGGGGGCAATGAAGCCGGATGAAGCAGAAAAAATGCTGGATGATTTCCGGGCATTGCTACAGGACGCATTTGAACGGACCTCTGACCTTAAGGAGAAAGATCCGGCCGCGATACTTGAGCACTTCCATAATCGCAGCTACGAATCCCCACCTCCCGTAGACACCCGTGCTTCTGAGGATCAACTTGAAAACATACTCCATGCGCTGCTGCAAATCCCGGATGGATTTAATGCTCATCCTAAGTTGATGCGGCAGTTTGAACGCCGGAACGAAAAACTACGGAAGTCAGGACAGCTCGACTGGGCATTTGCTGAGGCACTGGCATTTGGCACCCTCCTTCAGGAAGGAACGACTGTTCGCCTGAGTGGTCAGGATTCCAGGCGTGCAACTTTCTCGCAGCGCCATGCCGTGATTTACGATCAAATCACGAACGCAGAATACATTCCCTTGAATCATATCACTGAAGAACAAGCGAGGCTGCATATCTACGACAGTCTACTATCCGAATATGCGGTAGCCGCATTCGAATACGGATATTCCGTCCAGAACCAGGACGCCCTAGTAATCTGGGAGGCACAATTCGGGGACTTCGCCAATGGTGCACAAATCGTCTTTGACCAATTTCTATCCGCCGCCGAAGAAAAATGGGGCCAGACTTGTAGCTTGGTCGCGCTGCTTCCACACGGATACGAAGGACAGGGCCCCGAACATTCATCTGCGCGCCTGGAGCGCTTCCTCCAGCTTTGTGCTGAAGGAAATATGATCGTCTGCAACTTGAGTACACCTGCAAACTATTTTCATGCGCTGAGGCAGCAGGTTTTACGGGAGGTAAAAAAGCCGCTCGTGCTCATGACTCCCAAGAGCCTCCTACGCCATCCAAAGACCGTTTCTTCGCCAAAAGAGTTGACGGAAGGAGAATTCCTGCCTGTCATTGGTGCCGACAAAGATCCCGCCAAAGTTAAACGAATTGTGGTCTGCAGTGGTAAGATTTATTACGACTTATTATCTGAACTTGATAAGCATCCAGACGAGCAGGATCGTATCGCGCTGATCCGGCTTGAGCAATATTACCCGTGGCCCCACGATGCCCTCTACAAGGAGCTGGAACGATACAATACCGATGTAGAGATCTGCTGGGCTCAGGAAGAACCAGCAAACATGGGAGCTTGGACTTATGCTCGTCCACTACTGAAAAGTACACTCCGCTCCGCAAAATTTGGGCATGATCCCCGCGTTCAGTACGCAGGTCGTCACCCGAGTGCCAGCCCGGCCACAGGCAGCTCAATGGTTCATCAACTCGAGCAGGATGAAGTTATTGCGAGCGCCCTACTACTCTCTTAG
- a CDS encoding BamA/TamA family outer membrane protein: protein MKYGLITRRPTTISTSRTSRWGLCLLVLVGGLSSAVASAQSDSDTPHIAEVFFVGDTDFSDEVLQSRIRTAVNREFLGLRGAHWWLWLYRIGEAGRLGSRLSRALMNLGEPPAIIDEAVLATDLEQLRVFFEREGYLQTDISYQIEIDGNHAYITFNIVQGPATLISRVSYTGLDSLDLPQRQQLAQTSLFPPLPNQPLLDYKPVPQRFRESQLLEERSRLLTLLRNMGFAAVTRDSIRAIVTPVTMDSFNVELRIHTGRRFRYGTIQFEVEGPEPDVPVRMDTLFANRDTSRFVISKIQGDRRIKSALLLKALDIRPDAWYNQSEILTTKRHLEATGVFTFTDIVSQAPIDQVLPHQITVRTRPRHEFLFSTFIRQSNDALGGVENELGGGLGLTYKNANMFGGGEVLSLSTTGSVAADIDTTFLSSTLAEFSATVSLPYLIAPFHHLDLDLFQTRTRFTFSYLTARREDLSLIIRGRVATRIRFELRHSPNITSFVDLMDLSLSQPDTLRGFESRFLNQVLGTEGRTQIIDPVQRAQILEDYTQPQINNAIRYTFRSEQVNLLRRDEGYSYEASAELGGMLPYFLDRYVFTPGTLEQSLRLFSFAGSNSEAYYRQYVRFTSSFRRYYRLSSRTVLATKFFGGWVHPIGKATVVPFTHRFYSGGASSVRGWGLRQLGPGAASFSQLSNNERETNLLGGDIKLEASLELRQTVVQDRLGADWILATFTDAGNVWFGPRNPGFSETAPGQPTGRLVFQNLLQETGMGWGVGVRVSWAYLVARLDMAVQVHDPKRPDAGLFPSGLNNWVGYFRLGHAF, encoded by the coding sequence ATGAAGTATGGCCTGATTACCCGACGGCCGACGACGATTTCTACTTCGAGGACGAGTAGGTGGGGTTTATGCCTACTGGTACTGGTTGGAGGGCTCTCATCAGCAGTTGCCTCCGCTCAATCTGATTCCGACACACCTCATATTGCAGAGGTGTTCTTTGTCGGAGATACTGACTTCTCTGACGAAGTCCTTCAAAGTCGTATCCGTACGGCCGTCAACCGGGAATTTCTCGGGCTTCGTGGTGCACACTGGTGGCTCTGGCTTTACCGAATTGGAGAAGCCGGCAGACTAGGCTCGCGGTTGAGTAGGGCCCTCATGAACCTGGGAGAACCACCTGCCATCATAGATGAAGCTGTGCTTGCTACGGACTTGGAACAGCTTCGTGTGTTCTTTGAACGGGAAGGCTATCTCCAAACCGATATAAGCTATCAGATTGAGATTGATGGCAACCATGCTTACATCACGTTCAATATTGTTCAGGGACCTGCCACACTGATCAGCCGAGTATCCTATACTGGGCTGGACAGCCTGGATCTTCCACAACGACAACAACTTGCACAAACCTCCCTTTTTCCCCCACTACCCAATCAACCACTCCTGGATTATAAACCCGTACCACAGCGGTTCCGGGAGAGTCAATTGCTTGAAGAGAGAAGTAGGCTTCTGACACTGCTGCGAAATATGGGGTTTGCAGCCGTTACACGGGATTCAATTCGTGCCATTGTTACGCCCGTTACCATGGATTCCTTCAATGTCGAACTGCGGATCCATACCGGCAGACGCTTCCGTTACGGTACGATACAGTTTGAGGTCGAAGGCCCCGAACCTGATGTACCCGTACGAATGGATACCCTCTTTGCCAACAGAGATACATCCAGATTCGTGATTTCCAAAATTCAGGGAGACCGCCGCATCAAGAGTGCTCTTTTGCTCAAAGCACTGGATATACGACCCGATGCCTGGTACAACCAATCGGAAATCCTGACGACCAAACGACACCTGGAAGCTACGGGAGTGTTCACGTTTACCGACATTGTTTCTCAGGCCCCCATTGATCAGGTACTCCCCCACCAGATCACCGTTCGAACTCGACCACGCCATGAATTTTTGTTTTCGACCTTTATTCGACAGAGTAATGATGCCTTGGGTGGTGTTGAGAATGAATTAGGTGGTGGACTGGGCCTCACGTATAAAAATGCCAATATGTTTGGCGGTGGAGAGGTGCTCAGCCTAAGCACGACGGGCTCCGTTGCAGCAGATATAGATACGACCTTCCTTTCATCGACGCTGGCAGAATTTTCAGCGACCGTAAGCCTCCCCTACCTGATTGCCCCGTTCCACCACTTGGATCTAGACCTGTTTCAGACCCGAACCCGGTTTACGTTCAGCTATCTTACTGCTCGCCGCGAAGATTTAAGTCTGATTATACGTGGGCGCGTCGCAACACGCATCCGGTTCGAGCTACGACATAGCCCAAACATCACATCATTCGTTGATCTGATGGATCTGAGCCTGAGCCAGCCGGATACGTTGCGCGGCTTTGAATCCAGATTCCTCAACCAGGTATTAGGCACTGAGGGAAGGACTCAAATCATTGACCCTGTCCAACGTGCTCAAATCCTGGAAGACTATACTCAACCTCAAATCAACAACGCAATCCGTTACACGTTTCGATCTGAACAGGTTAACCTACTTCGCAGGGATGAGGGATATAGCTATGAGGCCAGTGCTGAACTGGGAGGAATGCTTCCCTATTTCCTAGATCGCTACGTATTCACTCCAGGCACGCTGGAGCAGAGCTTACGTCTTTTCTCTTTTGCAGGCAGTAATTCCGAAGCCTACTATCGTCAGTATGTGCGATTCACAAGCAGCTTTCGACGATACTATCGCCTGAGTAGTCGTACGGTTCTGGCTACAAAATTCTTTGGTGGCTGGGTCCACCCCATCGGTAAAGCCACCGTTGTACCATTTACGCACCGCTTCTACAGCGGTGGCGCATCAAGCGTACGTGGATGGGGACTCCGTCAGTTAGGACCAGGAGCGGCTAGCTTCAGCCAGTTGTCCAATAATGAACGGGAAACGAATCTCCTGGGAGGGGACATCAAACTGGAGGCTAGTTTGGAGTTACGCCAGACCGTAGTCCAGGATCGCCTGGGAGCGGACTGGATCCTGGCCACCTTCACGGATGCAGGCAATGTATGGTTCGGTCCACGTAATCCCGGATTCAGTGAGACCGCCCCGGGACAACCGACAGGGCGTCTTGTTTTCCAAAACCTACTGCAGGAAACGGGCATGGGTTGGGGAGTCGGGGTCCGGGTTTCATGGGCGTATCTGGTTGCTCGTCTGGATATGGCAGTCCAGGTCCACGATCCCAAACGCCCAGACGCAGGATTATTCCCCTCAGGTCTGAATAATTGGGTAGGCTATTTTCGCCTTGGTCATGCCTTCTGA
- a CDS encoding DUF2795 domain-containing protein encodes MGYWTLELASYLEDAPWPATQEELIDYAERTGAPFEVMENLRELEDEGEPYESMDEVWPDYPTADDDFYFEDE; translated from the coding sequence ATGGGATACTGGACACTCGAACTGGCCTCCTATCTCGAGGATGCTCCCTGGCCAGCCACACAGGAAGAGCTCATTGATTATGCCGAACGTACAGGAGCTCCTTTCGAAGTGATGGAGAACCTCCGGGAGCTCGAGGACGAAGGCGAACCCTACGAAAGCATGGATGAAGTATGGCCTGATTACCCGACGGCCGACGACGATTTCTACTTCGAGGACGAGTAG
- a CDS encoding peptidoglycan DD-metalloendopeptidase family protein: MRLRKYQLDPRTLEPVLAPYGFVRPLLWGGGVLAGLVAIWFVADLLGTSVQEQRLIAENQALQDELSESRQRVSGLSEQLDNLSETDRELYRLILQADSIPSDVRQVGVGGVDPYAHFDGFSKTTSELLRDHAELLDQLERQISLQTASFQYLETLGIKRIEALAQLPAISPTKGGRIASGFGYRLHPILHYRRMHSGLDIAVPRGSPVYATGAGVIEDIAYSNIGYGRYVLIDHPEAGYKTLYGHLDSVLPNIREGVEVVRGQQIAKSGNTGLSVAPHVHYEVRDHSNNALDPRYFLGPSMTPQQYQELLDRADNLSSLP; encoded by the coding sequence ATGAGGTTAAGGAAATACCAACTTGACCCGCGTACACTTGAGCCGGTATTAGCACCTTACGGTTTTGTCCGTCCTCTATTATGGGGCGGGGGGGTGCTTGCGGGGCTCGTCGCCATATGGTTTGTGGCTGATCTTCTCGGAACTTCGGTACAGGAACAGAGGCTCATAGCAGAGAATCAGGCCCTCCAGGATGAGCTCTCTGAATCCCGTCAACGAGTGAGTGGCTTGAGTGAACAATTGGACAATCTCTCGGAGACAGATCGGGAGTTGTACCGGTTGATCCTGCAGGCTGATTCTATTCCGAGTGATGTGCGTCAGGTAGGTGTTGGTGGTGTAGACCCGTATGCTCACTTTGATGGATTCAGCAAAACAACATCTGAACTTCTTCGAGATCACGCCGAACTCCTTGATCAGCTTGAAAGACAGATCAGTCTGCAAACTGCCAGCTTTCAGTATCTCGAAACACTTGGAATCAAACGAATAGAGGCGCTGGCACAACTTCCAGCCATTTCGCCCACAAAGGGAGGCCGTATTGCCTCTGGTTTTGGCTACCGTTTGCATCCAATCCTCCATTACCGGAGGATGCACTCCGGTTTGGACATTGCTGTACCCCGAGGCAGTCCGGTATATGCTACGGGAGCAGGGGTCATTGAAGACATTGCGTACTCCAATATCGGATATGGCCGCTATGTTCTCATCGATCATCCTGAAGCTGGATATAAAACACTCTATGGCCACTTAGACTCAGTATTGCCAAACATCAGGGAGGGCGTGGAGGTTGTTCGTGGACAACAAATTGCAAAAAGTGGAAACACTGGATTGAGCGTTGCTCCTCATGTCCACTATGAGGTACGCGATCACAGTAATAATGCCCTTGATCCTCGCTACTTTCTGGGGCCCAGTATGACACCGCAACAGTACCAGGAACTCTTGGACCGGGCAGACAACCTCAGCAGTCTTCCGTAG
- the rlmD gene encoding 23S rRNA (uracil(1939)-C(5))-methyltransferase RlmD, with amino-acid sequence MPSDPSIDADTPSKPPLRRGDVVELVMEKMADRGKCLAYHNGQVVFVPHTLAGERVQAKVVKRRRKFAEAQLLAVLHPSPNRVQPRCEYFGSCGGCTLQTTSYTQQLEDKYQLVRETMTRIADLPNLEIHKPLESAAIFGYRNKMEFSFSPYRWLTREEIDSGEVFDTSFALGLHPPNVFAKILDIHRCHLQGERSTAVVNGIRVLAKQHHWSPWNWRNKEGFLRHLVIRQSVHMPDFMVNLITSEYDAECMSCLEAYLKEEHPYVTTLVNTINSTPAQTAFGERTETIYGPGILRERIGDLTFEIAPGAFFQTNTLQAEQLVNVVRDLAGVTKNEHVYDLYCGTGTIALSLAKHAAHVTGIELIEDAILNARSNAALNGIKNTTFISGDMLRLLNPELITEHGNPDVVVLDPPRAGMHPKVAVQVSRLNARRIVYVSCNIQSQARDLLILSKSYDAIVAQPVDLFPQTHHLENIVLLEKKVL; translated from the coding sequence ATGCCTTCTGATCCATCCATAGACGCAGATACACCGTCGAAGCCTCCACTGCGACGTGGGGATGTTGTGGAATTGGTGATGGAGAAAATGGCAGACCGGGGAAAGTGCCTCGCATATCATAACGGTCAGGTGGTGTTTGTCCCTCATACCCTAGCAGGTGAGCGTGTGCAGGCCAAAGTGGTAAAACGGCGCAGGAAGTTTGCGGAGGCGCAGCTTCTGGCCGTGCTGCATCCTTCTCCAAACCGGGTCCAACCACGTTGTGAATATTTCGGAAGCTGCGGCGGTTGCACCCTCCAAACTACCTCCTACACACAGCAGCTTGAGGATAAATATCAACTGGTGCGCGAGACAATGACACGCATCGCTGACCTACCAAATCTGGAGATTCACAAGCCACTGGAATCGGCTGCAATCTTTGGTTACCGAAATAAGATGGAGTTCTCCTTCTCCCCCTACCGCTGGCTCACCAGAGAGGAGATTGATTCTGGAGAAGTATTTGATACCTCATTTGCACTCGGTCTGCATCCACCAAACGTATTCGCCAAAATCCTGGACATTCACCGATGTCATCTTCAAGGTGAACGTAGTACGGCAGTGGTCAACGGGATCCGAGTCCTTGCAAAGCAACATCATTGGAGTCCCTGGAACTGGCGGAACAAAGAGGGATTTTTACGACACCTTGTCATTCGCCAGTCTGTACATATGCCGGATTTTATGGTGAATTTAATTACATCTGAGTACGATGCGGAATGCATGTCCTGCCTTGAAGCCTACCTCAAAGAGGAGCATCCGTATGTGACCACACTGGTAAATACCATCAATTCAACACCTGCTCAGACCGCCTTTGGAGAACGAACCGAGACCATCTACGGCCCTGGGATTCTTCGAGAACGTATTGGTGACCTTACCTTTGAGATTGCGCCCGGCGCATTCTTTCAGACCAACACTCTTCAGGCAGAACAATTGGTGAACGTCGTACGCGACCTCGCTGGAGTGACTAAAAACGAACATGTATACGACCTGTACTGTGGCACTGGAACGATCGCATTATCCCTCGCTAAACATGCCGCACATGTGACCGGTATTGAACTGATCGAAGATGCCATCCTGAACGCAAGAAGCAATGCAGCTCTGAACGGAATCAAGAACACCACCTTCATCAGTGGGGACATGCTGCGGCTCTTAAATCCAGAGCTCATTACTGAGCATGGGAATCCTGATGTCGTCGTGCTTGATCCTCCACGAGCAGGTATGCATCCAAAGGTGGCCGTGCAGGTATCTAGGCTAAACGCTCGCAGGATTGTGTACGTGAGTTGTAATATTCAATCCCAAGCCCGTGATCTACTGATCTTATCGAAGTCGTACGATGCCATTGTTGCGCAACCTGTTGACTTATTTCCCCAAACCCATCATCTTGAGAACATCGTCCTACTTGAGAAAAAAGTATTGTGA
- a CDS encoding AAA domain-containing protein, translating to MANFDLAQVSEHIRIESAFVDDLREEIGRVVVGQDYMVERLMIGLLASGHVLLEGVPGLAKTLTVSSLARSIGGQFQRIQFTPDLLPADLLGTLIYNQQTGDFSIKKGPLFANMVLADEVNRSPAKVQSALLESMQERQITIGETTFPLEEPFLVLATQNPIEQEGTYPLPEAQVDRFMLKIKVGYPSHEEEIEIMRRMARTNPDTEVKTIVQSEKILSARLVLNELYMDERVERYIVDLVIATRDPNSFDLPDLVPLIEYGASPRATINLNLAARAHAFLRHRAYVTPEDVRSIAMDVLRHRLAVTYEAEAEEMEAEVIIQKILDKIEVP from the coding sequence ATGGCCAATTTTGATCTTGCTCAGGTTAGCGAACATATTCGTATTGAGAGTGCTTTTGTAGACGATTTGCGTGAAGAGATCGGACGTGTTGTCGTCGGGCAAGACTATATGGTCGAACGCCTGATGATCGGACTGCTCGCTTCAGGGCATGTGTTGCTGGAAGGAGTTCCCGGGCTGGCAAAGACCTTGACCGTAAGTTCTCTTGCCCGGTCCATTGGCGGACAATTTCAGCGTATTCAATTTACCCCAGACCTCCTCCCCGCCGACCTTTTGGGTACACTGATCTACAATCAGCAGACTGGAGATTTCTCCATCAAAAAAGGACCGCTTTTTGCGAATATGGTGCTTGCGGATGAGGTGAACCGCTCTCCGGCAAAGGTTCAGAGTGCTTTGCTGGAAAGTATGCAGGAGCGGCAAATTACAATTGGGGAAACGACTTTTCCGCTTGAGGAACCGTTCCTAGTGCTTGCAACACAGAACCCTATTGAGCAGGAAGGAACCTACCCCTTACCTGAGGCGCAGGTCGACCGCTTCATGTTGAAGATTAAGGTCGGCTATCCCTCCCATGAGGAGGAGATAGAAATCATGCGTCGGATGGCTCGAACCAACCCCGACACCGAAGTCAAAACGATCGTTCAATCCGAAAAGATTCTGTCTGCCCGGCTAGTCCTGAATGAGCTCTATATGGATGAGCGTGTCGAACGCTATATCGTAGACCTGGTCATTGCCACGCGGGACCCCAATTCCTTTGATTTACCTGACCTGGTGCCCCTGATTGAATACGGCGCCTCCCCCAGGGCAACAATCAACCTGAACCTTGCGGCAAGAGCCCATGCATTCCTTCGTCATCGCGCTTATGTGACTCCCGAAGATGTACGCTCAATTGCCATGGACGTGCTCCGCCACCGCCTAGCCGTAACCTATGAGGCAGAGGCCGAAGAAATGGAAGCCGAAGTAATTATTCAGAAAATTCTTGACAAGATTGAGGTTCCTTAG
- a CDS encoding NAD-dependent epimerase/dehydratase family protein, producing MGKTAFVTGGTGFVGSHLVEALLQRGYSEIRCLVRSEPKWLTGLDVVHIRGSLNDSTLVEQALQGVDFVYHLGAMTRARTWEMLYEANVTSTINLMTAAASAKIPKVCIASSLAVVGDTGEVLADESTPCEPVSMYGRSKLAMEHALADMDLPIVIIRPPVVYGPRDRDLLTFFTAINRGLCVVPRRDPGLSLVYVRDLVRGIIGAAESPRTTGETYYVGSRRIISWGKLKKSSESALEKKSRMIQIPRSLIMPLGTLSEFAGKLSRTYPALNREKAREILHATKQCSSKKASEHFGYTSQVSLNDGIKETISWYRMQGWI from the coding sequence ATGGGTAAGACTGCATTTGTGACGGGAGGAACTGGCTTCGTCGGCAGCCACCTGGTTGAGGCATTACTCCAGCGAGGTTACTCAGAAATTCGCTGTCTAGTCCGTTCTGAACCGAAATGGCTGACAGGGCTTGATGTCGTGCATATACGCGGCAGCCTCAACGATTCCACGCTGGTTGAACAAGCTCTGCAAGGGGTAGATTTTGTCTACCATTTAGGTGCAATGACACGCGCACGGACATGGGAAATGCTGTATGAGGCCAACGTAACCTCTACGATAAACTTGATGACGGCGGCCGCTTCTGCAAAAATTCCCAAAGTATGTATTGCCAGCAGTCTGGCGGTCGTTGGTGATACCGGGGAGGTACTCGCCGATGAATCCACACCCTGCGAACCCGTTTCCATGTACGGGAGAAGTAAACTCGCCATGGAACATGCATTGGCAGACATGGATCTGCCCATAGTCATTATCCGCCCTCCCGTTGTATATGGACCAAGGGATCGAGATCTACTGACTTTTTTTACTGCCATAAATCGTGGACTCTGTGTTGTACCCCGGCGCGACCCTGGACTGTCACTCGTGTATGTACGAGACTTGGTCCGGGGTATCATTGGGGCAGCTGAATCTCCGCGGACTACTGGCGAAACCTACTATGTAGGAAGTCGTCGAATTATATCCTGGGGGAAACTGAAAAAATCGTCTGAGTCTGCGTTGGAGAAAAAATCACGGATGATCCAGATCCCACGCTCGCTCATCATGCCACTGGGAACCCTCAGTGAATTTGCCGGAAAGCTGTCCCGAACCTACCCGGCACTGAACCGCGAGAAGGCGCGGGAAATCCTTCATGCGACAAAACAATGTTCATCCAAAAAGGCCAGTGAACATTTTGGGTATACTTCTCAGGTCTCATTGAACGATGGCATAAAAGAAACCATTTCGTGGTACCGGATGCAGGGGTGGATTTAA